One window of the Runella slithyformis DSM 19594 genome contains the following:
- a CDS encoding helix-turn-helix domain-containing protein — translation MNKTLVNYKGLYGDHQHPLLPNFIHYEALETRSKMYDWEINQHLHTDLYQIFIISSGEGVLVSEQHEIELNAPCIITIPSHTLHGFTFQPSVCGEVITFSESFLESLFKNSPSVLLELNHLKHLSFEKEPTVFGNILLLKNQIIRELYEENLEKQTVLQSLFHVFFISLYRFSLSLKNPIAPSDNRTLRYFQNFQKSIRRSLQESKPIHEYAKELNITTVHLNRICRSLVQKSALQIVHEHLINEAKKYLLNTTYTISEVSYFLNFKDPAYFTRLFKKTTGVSPSEFRKN, via the coding sequence ATGAATAAAACCCTCGTCAATTACAAAGGACTGTACGGCGACCATCAGCATCCGCTTTTGCCCAATTTTATTCATTATGAGGCGTTGGAGACGCGCAGTAAAATGTACGATTGGGAAATCAACCAACATCTTCATACGGACCTCTATCAGATTTTTATCATTTCCTCGGGCGAAGGAGTGTTGGTGTCGGAGCAGCATGAAATTGAATTAAATGCTCCCTGTATTATCACCATTCCGAGTCATACGCTGCACGGGTTTACGTTTCAGCCATCGGTTTGCGGCGAGGTCATTACGTTTTCGGAGTCATTTTTGGAAAGTCTTTTCAAAAATTCTCCGAGCGTATTGCTCGAACTCAATCATTTAAAACACCTATCTTTTGAAAAGGAGCCGACCGTTTTTGGGAATATTCTGCTTTTGAAGAATCAAATTATCAGGGAGTTGTACGAAGAAAACCTCGAAAAACAAACGGTTTTACAATCGCTTTTTCACGTGTTTTTTATCAGTCTGTATCGGTTCAGCCTGTCGCTGAAAAACCCGATTGCCCCCTCCGACAATCGCACCTTACGATATTTCCAAAACTTTCAGAAAAGCATCAGGAGGTCGTTGCAGGAATCAAAGCCCATCCACGAATACGCCAAAGAATTAAACATCACCACGGTTCACCTCAACCGCATTTGCCGGTCGCTGGTCCAAAAATCGGCGTTGCAAATCGTTCACGAACACCTCATCAACGAAGCCAAAAAATACCTTTTAAACACCACGTATACCATCTCCGAGGTTTCCTATTTTCTAAACTTCAAGGACCCGGCGTATTTTACGCGATTGTTCAAAAAAACAACGGGCGTTTCTCCTAGCGAATTTCGGAAGAATTAA
- a CDS encoding TrpB-like pyridoxal phosphate-dependent enzyme, with product MAEKQYKILLSEDEIPRHWYNIQADMPNKPLPPLHPGTKQPVGPADLAPLFPMELIKQEVSQERYIEIPEEVREIYKLWRPTPMFRAHRLEKMLDTPAKIYYKYEGVSPSGSHKTNTAVAQAYYNKMEGVKRITTETGAGQWGTALAIACQMFGIECEVFQVRISYNQKPYRKALIESFGAKIYPSPSELTESGRKILAQYPDTPGSLGIAISEAIECAVQDESCKYALGSVLNHVLMHQTIIGQECLVQMEKAGDFPDIVIAPLGGGSNFAGISFPFLHQNITRGKKVRAIAVEPASCPKLTKGEFRYDFGDSAGFTPLLPMYTLGHNFRPAAIHAGGLRYHGASVLCSQLLKDGLIEANAIQQLECFETGVAFAKAEGIIPAPEATHAIAQVFREAQRCKEEGKSETILFNLCGHGFLDMQAYMDYFDGKLADHFLTEEELKSGLKELEGYPSI from the coding sequence ATGGCCGAAAAACAGTATAAAATCTTATTGTCGGAAGACGAAATTCCGAGACATTGGTACAACATTCAGGCAGACATGCCCAACAAACCGCTTCCGCCACTGCATCCGGGAACGAAGCAGCCGGTAGGTCCGGCCGACTTAGCGCCGTTGTTTCCGATGGAACTCATCAAGCAGGAAGTCTCGCAGGAACGTTACATTGAAATTCCCGAAGAAGTCCGTGAGATCTACAAATTATGGCGTCCCACGCCGATGTTCCGGGCGCACCGTCTGGAGAAAATGCTGGATACGCCCGCCAAGATCTACTACAAATACGAAGGTGTAAGTCCATCGGGCAGCCACAAAACCAACACGGCGGTGGCGCAGGCGTATTACAACAAAATGGAAGGCGTCAAGCGCATCACCACCGAAACCGGTGCCGGACAGTGGGGCACGGCCCTGGCCATTGCGTGTCAGATGTTCGGTATTGAGTGTGAGGTCTTTCAGGTACGCATCAGCTATAACCAAAAGCCGTATCGCAAAGCGCTGATCGAGTCATTTGGGGCCAAAATTTACCCTTCACCTTCTGAGTTGACCGAATCGGGACGCAAAATATTGGCGCAGTATCCCGATACACCGGGCAGTTTGGGCATTGCCATTTCCGAGGCCATCGAATGTGCCGTACAGGACGAAAGCTGCAAATATGCCCTCGGCAGCGTGCTGAACCACGTATTGATGCACCAAACCATCATCGGACAGGAGTGTCTGGTGCAAATGGAAAAAGCCGGCGATTTTCCGGACATCGTCATTGCGCCGTTGGGCGGTGGTTCCAATTTTGCGGGAATCTCGTTTCCATTCCTGCACCAAAATATTACGCGAGGCAAAAAAGTGCGCGCCATTGCGGTAGAGCCGGCGTCGTGCCCCAAATTGACCAAAGGCGAATTCCGCTATGATTTCGGCGACTCGGCGGGCTTCACGCCGTTGTTGCCGATGTACACCTTAGGCCACAATTTCCGTCCTGCCGCCATTCACGCGGGTGGATTGCGCTACCACGGTGCCTCGGTGCTTTGTTCGCAACTGTTGAAAGACGGTCTGATCGAAGCCAATGCCATTCAGCAATTGGAATGCTTTGAAACGGGTGTCGCCTTCGCCAAAGCGGAAGGAATTATCCCCGCTCCTGAAGCCACGCACGCCATTGCGCAGGTATTCCGCGAAGCCCAGCGTTGCAAAGAAGAAGGAAAATCAGAGACCATTTTATTCAACCTCTGCGGACACGGTTTCTTGGACATGCAGGCGTACATGGATTATTTCGACGGAAAACTCGCCGACCACTTCCTGACCGAAGAAGAACTGAAATCGGGGCTGAAAGAGTTGGAAGGCTATCCAAGTATTTAA
- the pcaDC gene encoding bifunctional 3-oxoadipate enol-lactonase/4-carboxymuconolactone decarboxylase PcaDC: protein MKLNYKLRGTPNSPVLIFSNSLGSEMMMWDELVPYLLPFFRVLQYDTRGHGGSETTPEPYTIALLGKDVIDLLDQLDIETAYFCGLSMGGLIGQWLGIHYPERIKKLVISNTGAKIGNDERWNGRIETITQHGMQAIVDDTMERWFTESFRQNNPQRVAETKTMFLRSDVKGYSNCCAAIRDADFRHQLQNNTVETLVITGDEDPVTNVEQAEFLVKNIPNARLKVLHARHLASTELPKEYAAVLIDFLVGQSTYNRGMHVRRSVLGHAHVDKANGNSNSFNADFQSFITNYAWGEIWTRPDLSKHNRSLITMAMLIALNRKAEFKMHVKASFNNGVTVAEIKEIIMQSALYCGLPAANEAFHSAEEVFKEMNIQL from the coding sequence ATGAAACTCAATTACAAACTCCGGGGCACGCCCAACAGCCCCGTATTGATTTTTTCCAATTCGCTGGGTTCGGAAATGATGATGTGGGACGAGCTGGTACCCTATCTGTTGCCTTTTTTTCGGGTACTTCAATACGATACCCGCGGACACGGCGGCAGTGAAACAACGCCCGAACCTTACACCATCGCGTTGTTGGGGAAAGATGTCATTGATCTATTGGACCAATTAGACATTGAAACCGCCTATTTCTGCGGACTTTCGATGGGCGGATTGATCGGGCAGTGGTTGGGAATCCATTATCCTGAACGCATTAAAAAGCTGGTTATCAGCAATACCGGAGCCAAGATCGGAAACGATGAGCGCTGGAACGGACGCATCGAAACCATTACCCAACACGGAATGCAGGCCATCGTGGACGATACCATGGAGCGTTGGTTTACCGAAAGCTTTCGTCAAAATAACCCCCAACGCGTAGCGGAAACCAAAACCATGTTTTTACGCAGCGATGTCAAAGGTTATTCCAATTGTTGCGCCGCCATTCGAGATGCCGATTTCAGACATCAATTACAAAACAACACCGTCGAAACCCTGGTCATTACGGGCGATGAAGACCCCGTCACCAATGTGGAACAGGCCGAATTTTTGGTAAAAAACATCCCGAATGCCCGGCTTAAAGTTCTTCATGCGAGGCATTTGGCAAGTACGGAGTTGCCTAAAGAATACGCGGCCGTTTTGATTGATTTTTTAGTGGGGCAGTCTACGTACAACCGGGGAATGCACGTTCGACGTTCGGTATTAGGCCACGCGCATGTAGACAAAGCAAACGGCAACTCCAATTCGTTTAATGCTGATTTTCAAAGCTTTATTACAAATTATGCCTGGGGAGAGATTTGGACGAGGCCTGATCTGTCGAAACATAACCGAAGCCTGATCACGATGGCAATGCTCATTGCGCTGAATCGCAAGGCGGAGTTTAAAATGCACGTAAAAGCGTCGTTCAACAATGGCGTAACGGTGGCCGAAATTAAGGAGATCATCATGCAATCGGCCCTGTATTGCGGCCTGCCTGCTGCCAACGAAGCCTTTCATTCGGCCGAAGAAGTGTTTAAGGAAATGAATATCCAATTGTGA
- a CDS encoding MFS transporter, whose translation MHFDIKEHIDKNKMTRLQYATVFVCLVMNMLDGMDVMVISYTAPAIAKAWSTTPSALGIVFSAGLLGMTIGAMFLAPRADVIGRKKMILVCAMVMGISIFCTAFAQNINYLIFFRFISGIGIGAMLASTATLTSEYTPNKTKDFWVSFVVAGYPVGAVLSGLAAAKVIPQMGWATMFQLAGFVTTLAIPLIYFFLSESVDFYLKAKPKNALMNVNTILSKMSIATLEALPDREHHKNDSSVSSLLTPEFKLPTLQLWGGLFMAFATLYFLTNWIPKLASNAGLSMELAIYAGTVFNMGAFVGIVTQGYFSSIYGLKRTIGIFLLMTAFLMAIFGLFSGSSWLLVIFGLLGFGIQGGFVGLYAVAARMYPTEFRNTGVGWAMGSGRLGGIVGPMLGGILIEMGLTMTANFLVFAVPAAIAGIMTMYLSSKRVS comes from the coding sequence ATGCACTTTGACATAAAAGAACACATTGATAAAAACAAAATGACCCGTCTGCAATACGCCACGGTGTTTGTTTGTTTGGTGATGAACATGCTGGATGGCATGGACGTTATGGTGATCTCGTACACCGCCCCGGCCATTGCCAAAGCGTGGTCCACTACCCCTTCCGCGCTGGGAATCGTGTTCAGTGCCGGTCTGTTGGGGATGACGATAGGGGCGATGTTTTTGGCTCCGAGAGCCGATGTGATCGGTCGAAAAAAAATGATTTTAGTGTGTGCGATGGTCATGGGAATCAGTATTTTCTGTACCGCTTTTGCCCAGAATATCAATTATTTGATCTTTTTTCGATTCATCAGCGGAATAGGGATCGGGGCGATGTTGGCAAGTACGGCCACGCTCACTTCCGAATACACCCCCAATAAAACCAAGGATTTTTGGGTAAGTTTTGTGGTGGCCGGTTATCCGGTGGGGGCCGTTCTGTCGGGCTTGGCCGCAGCTAAAGTAATCCCGCAGATGGGATGGGCTACCATGTTTCAGTTGGCAGGCTTTGTCACGACGTTGGCCATACCGTTGATCTACTTTTTTTTATCCGAATCCGTTGATTTTTATTTGAAAGCCAAACCCAAAAATGCGCTCATGAATGTCAATACCATTCTTTCCAAAATGAGCATTGCCACACTGGAAGCGTTACCGGACCGAGAGCATCACAAAAATGACAGTTCCGTTAGCTCCCTACTGACTCCCGAGTTCAAACTCCCCACGTTACAACTTTGGGGAGGGCTGTTCATGGCCTTTGCTACGCTGTATTTTCTAACCAACTGGATTCCCAAATTGGCTTCCAACGCCGGCCTGTCGATGGAATTGGCCATCTATGCCGGCACGGTGTTTAATATGGGAGCCTTTGTCGGAATCGTTACCCAGGGCTATTTTTCAAGTATTTACGGCTTAAAAAGAACCATCGGCATTTTCCTGCTCATGACGGCGTTCCTGATGGCGATTTTCGGTTTGTTTTCCGGCTCTTCGTGGTTATTGGTCATTTTTGGCCTGCTCGGCTTTGGCATTCAGGGCGGCTTTGTGGGGCTGTATGCCGTGGCGGCCCGCATGTATCCGACCGAGTTTCGTAACACCGGCGTGGGTTGGGCCATGGGGTCAGGACGATTAGGCGGCATTGTCGGCCCTATGCTGGGTGGAATTTTGATCGAAATGGGACTGACCATGACCGCTAACTTTTTGGTTTTTGCCGTACCCGCCGCTATCGCCGGAATCATGACCATGTATCTTTCGTCCAAAAGGGTCAGTTAG
- a CDS encoding GIY-YIG nuclease family protein has product MGINYWRALKRKEAGLSEDKIFNEEYIRHSRETESITVYGVTYPNLEEAVRNLNSPASSHTISRWLKQGSSPEEAFERVPNPGYANGLIYLITHKASEKQYIGLTIQTLERRWKYHLEQAFAGHIKSHNSLHSAIREFGPDAFEIQMIDIGTTKKDLEQKEKYWIKELQTLIPKGYNISTGGVSGGSNKKSIHVDNILFESIEKAGLYISETRNISIEAAKKRLSLGRIDIKTPAKPGQSLVKSKPYKVWSRIVHGVINPKSKEYIAGVTVYEPWKDFHTFLKDVGFPPNQGMMFSRLDKNEGFYPQNCAWLTKSEGSKISADYQSKELSSKTN; this is encoded by the coding sequence TTGGGGATCAATTATTGGAGAGCACTTAAAAGGAAAGAGGCAGGATTATCAGAAGATAAAATATTTAATGAAGAGTATATCCGACATAGTAGAGAAACTGAATCAATTACTGTTTATGGAGTTACATACCCAAACCTTGAAGAAGCTGTTAGAAATTTAAACTCTCCTGCAAGCAGTCATACGATAAGCAGATGGTTAAAGCAAGGCTCAAGCCCTGAAGAAGCTTTTGAACGAGTTCCAAATCCAGGATACGCTAATGGTCTAATCTATTTAATAACTCACAAAGCATCAGAGAAACAATACATAGGTTTGACAATTCAAACATTAGAACGACGTTGGAAATACCATTTAGAACAAGCATTTGCCGGGCATATAAAAAGCCATAACTCTTTACATTCCGCAATTCGAGAATTTGGGCCAGATGCCTTCGAAATACAAATGATTGATATAGGTACTACAAAAAAAGACTTAGAACAAAAAGAAAAATACTGGATTAAAGAGTTACAAACCCTAATTCCCAAAGGCTATAATATTTCAACGGGGGGAGTTAGTGGCGGTTCAAATAAAAAAAGTATCCATGTAGACAACATCCTTTTTGAGAGTATAGAAAAAGCTGGCTTATATATTTCAGAGACTCGTAATATTAGTATTGAAGCTGCAAAAAAGAGACTAAGTTTAGGTAGAATAGATATAAAAACACCCGCTAAACCCGGACAAAGCTTAGTTAAAAGTAAACCATATAAAGTTTGGAGTCGCATAGTTCATGGTGTTATTAACCCTAAATCTAAGGAATATATAGCAGGAGTAACTGTTTACGAGCCTTGGAAAGACTTTCATACTTTTTTGAAGGACGTAGGGTTCCCCCCTAACCAAGGGATGATGTTTTCCAGATTAGATAAAAACGAAGGTTTTTACCCACAAAATTGTGCTTGGTTAACTAAAAGTGAGGGCAGTAAAATCTCTGCTGATTATCAATCAAAAGAGTTATCTAGCAAAACCAATTAA
- the pcaH gene encoding protocatechuate 3,4-dioxygenase subunit beta, with amino-acid sequence MSHLIYNPFDYEVHPPRLSPDYKSTVLRAPSQPLVVLKQSLSELTGPLFGDFKLGEFDHDLTQNAVRNGQPLGERIVVHGKVMNENGQPIPNTLIEIWQANSAGRYVHKVDQHDAPLDPNFLGTGRCMTDSEGNYKFYTIKPGAYPWGNHHNAWRPNHIHFSLFGANITNRLVTQMYFPGDPLLQYDPIFLGVPPKGRELLISKFDLSITEPLFALGYRFDFVLRGHGQTPFESL; translated from the coding sequence ATGAGCCATCTTATTTACAATCCATTCGATTACGAAGTACATCCGCCTCGATTGTCTCCCGATTATAAATCCACGGTATTGCGGGCTCCTTCCCAGCCTTTGGTGGTTTTGAAACAGTCGCTGTCAGAGCTGACCGGGCCGCTTTTCGGAGATTTCAAATTAGGGGAATTTGACCATGATCTGACCCAAAATGCCGTTAGAAACGGCCAACCTTTGGGAGAGCGGATCGTGGTTCATGGCAAAGTAATGAACGAAAACGGTCAACCGATCCCGAATACGCTCATTGAAATTTGGCAGGCCAATTCGGCCGGTCGGTATGTGCATAAGGTGGATCAGCATGATGCCCCGCTTGATCCAAATTTTCTGGGCACGGGACGTTGTATGACCGATTCGGAAGGCAATTATAAATTTTACACCATCAAACCGGGAGCGTATCCGTGGGGAAATCACCACAACGCATGGCGGCCCAATCACATCCACTTTTCGTTGTTTGGGGCCAATATCACTAACCGTTTAGTGACGCAGATGTACTTTCCCGGTGACCCGTTGCTTCAGTACGACCCGATTTTTCTGGGAGTACCGCCCAAAGGCCGTGAGTTGTTGATCTCCAAGTTTGACCTAAGCATCACCGAGCCGCTTTTTGCGCTGGGCTACCGCTTTGATTTTGTACTGCGAGGCCATGGTCAGACACCTTTTGAGAGTTTGTAG
- the pcaB gene encoding 3-carboxy-cis,cis-muconate cycloisomerase produces the protein MSLYTELFYSTEINELFSDRNTIAQMLRFEAALAEAQAANGMISASAAAMIAECCRANLIDIDKLKTEIKLGGNAAIPLVKQLTRIVKNNDVEASKYVHWGATSQDVVDTATVLQIQRYVDWLEQKLVILRQSLVKVTQKHRTTLMIGRTLLQQARPITFGLKTAGWLDGIERSNQRLQETKKRVLVLQLAGAVGSGNASISKEVNQSVANLLGLQSASSWQTQRDTVAEWASLLGILTGSLGKIAKDVSLLMQTEIGEVFEGAAEGKGGSSTMPHKRNPVTCAAILANATRTPHLVASILSAMPQEHERSAGLWHSEWEVLTQLMALTAGTVERAIELIEGLEVDEKRMLDNLELTRGLIYAENVSLALAPKIGKINAHELVEKACKSAISQQKHLKEVLMDMNVDVPDLEALFKPENSIGLSLEMIDETLSQTKKS, from the coding sequence ATGTCTCTATACACCGAACTATTCTACTCGACCGAAATCAACGAGTTGTTTTCCGACCGGAATACAATTGCTCAGATGCTGCGTTTTGAGGCAGCCCTGGCGGAAGCGCAGGCAGCCAATGGGATGATTTCGGCAAGTGCAGCGGCGATGATTGCGGAGTGTTGTCGTGCGAATCTGATTGACATTGATAAACTCAAAACCGAGATTAAACTCGGCGGCAACGCGGCCATTCCGTTGGTGAAACAACTGACCCGAATAGTCAAAAACAACGATGTAGAAGCTTCCAAATACGTGCATTGGGGCGCTACCAGTCAGGATGTGGTGGATACGGCGACAGTGTTGCAGATTCAGCGCTATGTAGATTGGTTAGAGCAAAAGTTGGTGATTTTAAGGCAAAGTTTGGTAAAAGTCACGCAAAAGCACCGTACTACTCTGATGATTGGACGGACGCTGCTCCAACAGGCGCGCCCCATCACGTTCGGACTCAAAACCGCCGGCTGGCTCGATGGCATCGAACGTTCCAACCAACGTCTTCAGGAAACAAAAAAACGGGTTTTGGTACTCCAACTGGCCGGGGCAGTGGGAAGCGGCAACGCCTCTATTTCAAAAGAAGTAAATCAATCTGTTGCCAATTTATTGGGTTTACAATCAGCTTCTTCTTGGCAAACCCAGCGCGATACTGTCGCTGAATGGGCGAGCCTTTTAGGAATTTTGACGGGGAGTTTGGGCAAGATCGCCAAAGATGTTTCGCTGTTGATGCAGACCGAAATCGGTGAAGTGTTTGAAGGGGCGGCCGAAGGGAAAGGCGGCTCAAGCACCATGCCGCACAAACGAAACCCCGTGACGTGCGCGGCCATCCTGGCGAATGCCACGCGAACTCCGCATCTGGTGGCTTCCATCCTTTCGGCCATGCCGCAGGAGCATGAGCGTTCGGCGGGATTGTGGCATTCGGAATGGGAAGTGTTGACGCAACTCATGGCCCTGACCGCCGGCACGGTGGAGCGCGCCATTGAACTGATCGAAGGGTTGGAAGTGGATGAGAAACGCATGTTGGATAATCTTGAATTGACCCGAGGGTTGATCTATGCCGAGAACGTTTCGCTGGCTCTGGCTCCGAAAATAGGTAAGATAAACGCCCATGAATTGGTAGAAAAGGCATGTAAATCAGCCATTTCTCAACAAAAACATTTAAAAGAAGTACTGATGGATATGAACGTTGATGTCCCCGATTTGGAGGCATTATTCAAACCCGAAAACTCCATCGGGCTGAGTTTGGAAATGATTGATGAAACCTTAAGTCAAACAAAAAAATCGTAA
- the pcaG gene encoding protocatechuate 3,4-dioxygenase subunit alpha, which translates to MKQTPSQTVGPYFAYGLTPEQYLYDFKSLAGNQMVNPIDRKNAITIVGKVFDGEGAVIPDAMIEIWQNDGENPLFGRFGTGTDPENRFVFHTIKPVAVNGQAPHLSVIVFMRGQLIHSYTRLYFSDEVTLNERDDVLNSIPAERRNTLIASQNGSVYEFNIRMQGEGETVFFEI; encoded by the coding sequence ATGAAACAGACTCCTTCCCAAACCGTTGGCCCTTATTTTGCGTATGGCCTTACACCGGAGCAATATTTATATGATTTTAAAAGTTTGGCCGGCAATCAGATGGTCAATCCCATCGACCGAAAGAATGCCATTACCATCGTCGGAAAAGTGTTTGATGGCGAAGGCGCTGTCATTCCGGATGCAATGATCGAGATTTGGCAAAACGACGGCGAAAATCCATTGTTCGGCCGATTCGGGACCGGTACCGACCCTGAAAATCGTTTTGTTTTTCATACGATCAAACCCGTCGCCGTGAATGGACAGGCACCGCATTTGTCGGTGATTGTGTTTATGCGCGGACAGCTGATCCATTCGTACACACGTCTTTATTTTTCAGACGAAGTGACTCTGAATGAACGGGATGACGTATTAAACAGTATTCCTGCCGAGCGCAGAAATACCCTTATTGCTTCCCAAAATGGCTCAGTATACGAATTCAACATCCGTATGCAGGGCGAAGGAGAAACGGTCTTTTTTGAAATATAG